The nucleotide sequence TGGTATACATGTAAGTGCACTGACCTGAAATGATATCAAAGCAAGACAGCACCTTCATAACACCTTTATTATCTCTGCTTCTTTTATCATTCCCAACATATGGACGGTGttgtaaattaaatatttatgGACTTGATGTATTTGTATGTGCACTCCAAGGGCCAAGCAACAGAATttagaggagagacaggcagacgtGGAATATGAACTGAGATGTCTCCTCAACAAACCAGGTGAGTGGCCAGTCTTCACACAACCCTCCCTCAATTATCTACTACTCCTCAGCAATTATCAGTCTGCTATTTTTAATTATGTGTTACGTGTTGTTATTTGACTAATCTAATtgtttgtctctcctcatctccccctcaATCATCATCCCCCCCAGAGTGTAAGTGGAGTAAGGATGACCGTTATAGGGACCAGCAGTTGATGGAGGAGCTTGTCACCATCATTGAACAGAGgaaccacatcatcaacagcttagatcaggacaggcaaaggtgcATGAAAAACTCATAGATGAATACCAAGGGCCATTGATTCAGACAAATTTCATAAAGCAGATATTTGATGCTCTTGCTCATACCTACCAATGGTTTGTCTTTTTCAGGGAAAAAGAAGAAGATGCTCTGTTTTCCATGATCAAGAAGAAAGGTGAGGGGAAAGTATTTTCCTAGTGTTTATTTTGTTGTTGTCTTTCCTGTTTTCTCGTGTCTGTTCACACTCTCTTTCATTCCTATTCCCTCAATACTACACCTCAGACTCCTAAATTTCCTCAGAATTTGATTATGGTATCACTATTTCTCCCTCCTCAGATTTAAGAAAAGAGTCTGGGAAGGACCTGAAGACGTTAAGGGCAAAGTTCAAGCCCATGAAGATGCTGAAGATGCTGAGTCATAAAGACTCTAAGAGCAAAGGCTCTCTAAAGAAGAAGAACTGAGTTGGACTCGGGCTCACCCTGTAAAGAAGGAACAAATAGGTCTATATTTGTTAACAAATACACATTGAGCCACAATGGAATGTCTCATAATTGTACAAAGAAATTAATGAAGATTACGGGTAAGAGATGGAGACTCTTGGACTGTGGATGAGAGTGTATACGAATTAAGAGAAGCCTCTGATGCAGAGTATATGAATTTTCTTCCCAAGTGAAAAAAACTATCCCCATTACACTGCACTTTTTGCACAAGATGTGATTGCTCCTGCATTCCGTAAAGCCTTAATCAACCTAAaatgaattgctgcaaagaatcaTTCACTAATGGGATGAAAAATAACTcctttaaacatttatttttgcagTTCAACTTTGTTAAATTATATTTAATAAAACATTGTACTTTGTATGAACAGAATGCATTTGTATGATCATAATCTTTTGATAATGTTTCGATTTTAAATGtcattttaatgtttttttttcttatgTACCTCATACACATGcctaatgtatatattttttaaatagcaCAGGcaaattgttttttttacctttatttaactaggcaagtcagttaagaacaaattcttattttcaatgacggcctaggaacagtgggttaactgccttgttcaggggcagaacaacagacttgtaccttgtcagctcggggatttgaacttgcaaccttttggttactagtccaatgctctaaccactaggctaccctgcctaaatatattttttaaactatatatatatgtttttttttttttatatatctcGTTCATGTGTTGAGTCGCTTTGCGGAACCATATACTATGGTGCAGTTGTTAGTCCATCAATCAAATCGACGCACCACGCGACCGGAAGTCGGTTAAACGGATTATATCTAGCTGTTAACAACAGCTTTTTGAAGTTCGCTATCTTTGTTTTTGAAAACACTCGTTTTTGACCAAACTAAAGTAAGGGAACATGTCCGACAACGAAGGAGAGTAAGTATATAGGATATTGTTACCTAAAAAAATGAAGTACAACAATGTGTGTCGCATGTCTTTTTAGACTCAACGTAGGGACCTTCCATGTTTTCCCAGTGATTTTTTTACTCAACGTAGTGACCGTTCATGTTTTCACTGGGAGAAAATTACATTCCTGTGTGATCATGAAATCACTGGGAGAACATGAAAGGTTCCCACGTTGAGAGCCTTAAAAGACATACGACACACATAGATTGGTTAAGAACAATAAAACTGGCTAAGTTAGGTGACGTTGCCTCCACACGCCACTGTTCACCTTTTCGTGTATTATTCTTTACACTTTACTCCTCTTGTTACCTCTGCAGTTTTGATGATGGAGACTTTGATGACGCTGAAGAGGATGAGGGATTGGATGACCTGGAAAACGTTGAAGATGTGAGTTTGCCACCTATTTGTTCTTCCTAGTTAGCAAGGTATTAACTCTTAACGTTATCTATAGTAAGCCTCATTGTATCTGGACAGATTTATAGTGTTTGAGTAATCTCTTGTGGTCTGTCATATTTGTATGATGCTTTTTATTTCACTACAATCAATCCATTACTGTCACCTATTCAATGTTCAACAATTTCCTCACCAATTCAAACTCAATTTATAAAAATTCTCCCACCTGCTTCCTCTttgctctctgtctgtttcctgtgGTCCTGACCTGTTACTAGGAGGACCAAGAGAATGTGAAGATCCTGCCTGCAGGGGAGGGGTCACAGGCCAACCAGAAGAGGATCACAACCCAATACATGACCAAATATGAAAGGGCGAGGGTGCTGGGGACACGCGCCCTCCAGATAGCGTGAGTACACCTCAGCAGTGTTGCAATACGCTAGGAAAGTGAAACTCCCGCTTCTTTTCAGAAATGTCTTAATGCCCTTGAGTCCCTGTGAATATGGTCTGTTAAAAAGAGCCAGTGTCAAGCCTCTTAGCTGAGAGCTAGTAACCATCTATGGGTTTTTCAAATTAGCTTTTTGGAAGTTAATTAAAATACGATACAGAGATGCCCTTTATCGCCTACATGGCTGTAATGCATATTTATGAGTCCACCCATGTCTTGCCTTTACTCAAGACAATAATTTGTCTAAAGGTGAATATCAATATAGAAACAGAGAAACTAGGACTCAACTAGCTAAAAAGACAACCATAATACACATGACAACTGACTGCATTCTAAACTATCAAATATGAAGATAAAGCTAGCTGTTTTGGAAAAGAATTACAACAAAACATTCCAAAGCCAACGTGAATCACATTACACCGTAATGTTTGAAGGAGCTCAGTGCCTACAGCATGTCTGACAAGATGTACAACAAACGGGAAAAATGACAGCAGTGGACACGGAACATAAATCTCCTCCCACGTGAATGCCACGTTCCCAGCATATTACAACAGATATTTGTTTTTGCCTCCACTACAGGTACCACTCACCTTGTGCTCTTGCCATATTCTCTACCTCAGGTGTCAACTGCTGGTTTAGTTGGTGACAGGTAATCTGTTGAGTATGTGGAGGAACGTATAGTCTGATATCTCTGTCATGTTGTCTCTGTCAATATACATAACTTTCTCTGTGATATAGCATGTGTGCCCCAGTCATGGTGgagctggagggagagacagaccctCTGCAAATTGCCATGAAAGAGCTAAAGTAAGCTATGCTTAATCTCATAGTTTTTTTCTAGTTTATGATGGAAGGAGTCTATACAGTTTGATACTTGGAGAGTGCCTGTTACTCTTCAGTATATGATTGAGTGTGTTTTTTCTGTGACTGTTACAGGTGCAGGAAGATCCCCATCATCATCCGGCGGTACCTTCCTGATGGCAGTTATGAAGATTGGGGCTGTGACGAGCTCATCATCACAGACTGAGCCAGACCAAACCGGACTGCCAGACCATCTCACGACCCACTAGGCTGGTGTGAGTGCAAGCTTTTGTTCCAGCAAAGCATTAACACACCTTATTTAACTAGTCAGGGTCTATTTAAGACTATGATTCATTGATTAGTCAAATCTTGTGTGTTACTGcttggctggaacaaaagcctgcatacATACTGGTCCTTTGCTATAACATCACCTACCCCTGCACTGGGCCAACCAGCTCTACAGGCAACCTGCAGAGTGAAGTCATCAATTAATAAGACTTTACAATTTAGGCCTGTGACCTCTCCCACTGTATCTCCATTTATTTTGAAAGCATTGAAACATATACAATCTATGAAGTGAAAGTAGGGCTTCTAAGAGCTATGTACTTTTATTACAGCTGTCATTCACAAGGGAGAATTGTAACTCATGTCTACATTTACATTGTGTTAGgtaaaaatgtaattgtgttttatGAATAGTTTTATGACGGGGAAGAGCAGTTGCTGTGGAAGAGCTCTTTGTTTTATTGTTGTGATTAAATTGTTTTGTAAGAAAGTACTTTTGTATTATTTTTCTTACCAACACAATTGGCTTTTTGCATGCAGGTCTCAATATGTAAGGTttagagcaacaacaaaaaaacaaaaattcATGCAGAGTTAATTGCAAAACATCTGTTACAAATGGTGCAACTCACAAATTAATTTGAGTGAATAACTTGCTGTAACAGTTTTAACTATGCTCTGAGCAAAACGTCTTTAAATAATCCTCCCAAGAACTGAGATTTCTAAGAGCTCTGTGTCATATTTCTTAGATCTCAACATCATATGTTTTTCTTGGAGGCTGGCGAAAGTACTGAGTCACACTGACATGACCCAAACACAATTATAGACTGAGGAATGTGTGTTGCGCTGGATTTTACTGTATCAGTTGTGTCCTTTACTCTACCGTACAAAGCTCTTGCACCTAGTTCCTCTGAATTTTACACTTAGTACAGATAAAACGCCTATCCAACCCAACACCCCAAATCACATGGATATGTTTTCACAACGGtcagtgttttttttctccagtTTGAGTTCCACAGTCAAACAGCTCTTTTTTATATTGTTGTGACAGTTCTACCCATACCTCCCAATGATGGACAGATACTGAAACTGACATAGAACAAGTGAGAGGGTGAGAGCTATCTACATACACTCAGACAGACAAGCACAGTCAGTTCATTGTTTTAGTGGAAATGGGTTGTTACTGAGGCAACGAGCACTACCCAAGGTTGGGAGAGGGGGCTGAAGAGGGATCCTTGCCCAATTAGCAGATTTGGTGTAAGGGGCCATGACACCCCAGTCTAGTTTTACTCTAGTCCTTAGTGGGCTGACATTCCTACAGGCCGAAGgagtagaaagaaagaaagaaagctaTTGGAAAGAGAATGAGGGATGTGCCCAGGTCAAGCAGGAAGAAAATAGATCTTCTCTGCCTTAGTCAACCAGTGCCGTGCAGTTTCTGGCCTGTGACACTTTTTATAGGAAACCATTTTATTTCACCCTCGTTCAACCATCCACATTTTAATTTCTTAGCTATATTTTGCGTGATTTAATAGGTCCACAATGGGGAATGGCATTGGCGGTATCTTTTTGCTTGTTTTTTTGGGTCGCAACGAATTTGGAAGACTCCCTGCCGGAGGATGGCATGACATTCCTTTCATATGGGGGCCCAAGATCTTCACATGACCATTTCCTCAACCACAGAAAAGGGGGCATCGCTAGGGTAGATCCACTCTGATGATGGCGTACGTGCATAATGTCTGTCCTCTGCCCTGGGCCTACACTTAACACCCTCCTTCTGTGTTCTCTTGTCCCCCCCATTCACCTCTGCTTGGAAACTTCTGTCCATTTTTATACCCATTGCACAAAATGACACCATTTGAATCTCCTGCAGTCTCCCTCTTTACCTCCATCATACAAGCATTTTGCCcaactctttatctctctccagTTTCGGAATGCTTTAATCCCATTACAGTCCCAACCTGAGCAAGGAGTGGAGTTTGGGGATGGGTGGGGGTGCAGAGACTGTGCAGCCAGTATGAGAGTCCCTTTGTATCCCAGCGAAGCTACAGGCCAGGCAGTTATGGGTATGGCTCCCTCATTGCCCCGTTTCCCTCCACCCCCTGCTCCCTGTCAATGGCTCTCTTTGTCTTACCAAAGTATCACACAGCCGATTAAATAGAGGGAATTAGAGTCAGGCTTAACCCgcaacacacaatcacacacaagcATGGACATAGGCATATACATACATGATTTAAACTGCTGAAGTGCATGTAGTGGGACCAGTCAGAGCAGTGGACCATAGTGGGGTTCAGTGTTGTCTGTATGGTGCTGTGTAGCCTGTGAAAAGAACAGCAATATAAAGAAAAGGGGTTCTGTGCCTAGAGCTCATGGGTGAGGGCTGCCATGGTTTTCAAAATTCTGTAATCATACTCAGCCTAACTGAATTAGCCATTATCCATTCTCTGAAATTGCTTTTGTTAAGTCTACGAAACAATGAATGAGTCACTGCAAGCTGTGATTACTGCTGTTGTTGCATCGCCTAACCcaagccctaaccctagcctaaTTATGTAATGTGAGGAAAATAAGAAAATAATTTACGTTGGCAAGTAGCATTTATGGTATATTGGAATTCAATGTTTGTTGTCCAATGTCATCTTACCTTTCTCAGGGCAGCCGGTATAAAAACATTAGTGGAGACAGACTTTTACAAAAGCAGATAGAATACAGTTTTATTTAGTGTGAGAGAAATTCATTAGTCATCGTGTCGCTAAGGTCTTGTTTCCACTAGTATTTACAGGTTGTTGTTTTGTTCTGCTGGCAACACTTACTGAGAAAACACAAAACACCAAAACAACAATAACAGTCAAGATTTTCAATACGGTGAAGAAAACCTGTTAACAGCTCATAAAAACATAATACCAgcaaatataaataataattgtaatattcATAAGAACAAGCAATTCCTAAAGCAAGACGTAGGATTTAAAATGAAATGTCATGTgcttcaaggcataatgtacaaaAACGGCCCAAAAGTAGTTCTGGGCCAAAAGGAAGCACTACCattatttaaaataataatattgaAATCACATATATTAGAATAAAGTAAACATACAAGGTATTATTTCACATTACAAGATGAAGGGGCATCCAACTTTAACTACAGGTACTGTTATTTTGGAGTTGTCTCTTGGTACCTCTCTTTAGAAAAGAACCCCTTGGATTGTTGCTATTCTGTTGCAAACAAGGGGTTGGTATTTCATTACATAAAGGCCAGTTTGAGATCTTACCCTCTGTAGACTCGAGAACTCATTCATGCATGCTATTACTCACTCAATCTCAGGCAACTGTGTTTCTATGATGGCATTTCAGAAAAGCCATAAACAGGTAGCAAAAATGTTACAACAACTATCTACAAATCTAACATTTTACACTGAATACtgttcactgagtgtacaaaacattaggaacaccttcctaatattaagttgctgccccttttgccctcagaacaacctcaattcgctggggcatggactacaaggtgtcgaaagcattccacagggatgctagcccatgttgactccaatgcttcccgcagttgtgtcaagttggctggatgtccttttgatggtggaccattcatgatacacacgggaaactgaaactgttgagcatgaaaaacccagcagcgttgcagttcttgacacattcaaaccagggcgcctggcacctactaccataccccgttcaaaggcacttaaatattttgtctttcccattcacactctgaatggtacacatacacaatccatgtctcgattgtctcaaggcttaaaaatccttcttaaacctgtctccttaccttcatctacactgattgaagtggatttaacaggtgac is from Salvelinus namaycush isolate Seneca chromosome 41, SaNama_1.0, whole genome shotgun sequence and encodes:
- the LOC120034116 gene encoding DNA-directed RNA polymerases I, II, and III subunit RPABC2, giving the protein MSDNEGDFDDGDFDDAEEDEGLDDLENVEDEDQENVKILPAGEGSQANQKRITTQYMTKYERARVLGTRALQIAMCAPVMVELEGETDPLQIAMKELKCRKIPIIIRRYLPDGSYEDWGCDELIITD